Within Pseudomonas brassicacearum, the genomic segment GCTCCAACGTAATGTCTTTTTTCATGACCTTGCACGCTCCTGAAGGCGAATCGGTGCCGGGGCCGGTGCGGCGAACAGGCAGCGCGCCATGTGTCCGTCCTGTTCGACTTCGGGGATGTTCTGCGCGCAGGTCGGTATCGCCTGAGCGCAACGATTGCGGAACGCACAACCTTGCTGCTCGCCCACCAGGCTCGGCACCAGGCCTGGAATCGAACCCAGTGCCTCACCCGGTTTGGTCTGGCCAGGGATTGGAATACTGGCCAGCAGACCACGGGTGTACGGATGCTGCGGGTTCTCGAACAGTTGCAGGGCAGGGGCGGTTTCGACGATTTCCCCGGCATACATCACCGCGACCCGATCGGCGATCCGCGCCACCAGCCCAAGGTCGTGGGTGATGAAGATCACCGCCAGGCCGAGTTCTTTCTGAATATCGCGAATCAGGCGCAGGATCTGCGCTTGAATAGTCACGTCCAATGCAGTGGTGGGTTCATCGGCGATGATCAGGTCCGGTTCGCACATCAACGCCATGGCAATGATCACCCGCTGGCGCAAACCACCAGAAAGTTGATGCGGATACTGCCGCAAGCGCTCGGTGGCATTGCTGATGCCGACTTTCTCCAGCATCCGCCCGGCGCGAACCAGGGCATCCTTGCGCGACACCTTGCGATGCCGGGTCAGCACTTCGCTGAGTTGATCGCCAATGCTGTAGGCCGGGTTCAGCGAGGTCATCGGTTCCTGGAAGATCATCGCC encodes:
- a CDS encoding ABC transporter ATP-binding protein, whose product is MALLHVENLRVDIPMGNSPTPDDTLHAVRGLNFEVERGEMLCIVGESGCGKSLTSLALMDLLPRKAKRTASRLTLDGIDMIGQSERHMCDLRGNRLAMIFQEPMTSLNPAYSIGDQLSEVLTRHRKVSRKDALVRAGRMLEKVGISNATERLRQYPHQLSGGLRQRVIIAMALMCEPDLIIADEPTTALDVTIQAQILRLIRDIQKELGLAVIFITHDLGLVARIADRVAVMYAGEIVETAPALQLFENPQHPYTRGLLASIPIPGQTKPGEALGSIPGLVPSLVGEQQGCAFRNRCAQAIPTCAQNIPEVEQDGHMARCLFAAPAPAPIRLQERARS